The genomic segment CTGATCAGTCTGCTTTTGGGCATTGAAGAGATAAGGTTAATAGCTGGAAAAATATTTCGTAAGAAGTAATTTTGCCCGATTGATCCGCGGTGAAAATTCAGGTCAGGGTAAAGCCGAATTCTAAAAAACCATCCGTAACTAAAGGGGAAGATGGTGTTTGGATTGTTGCAGTAAAAGAGCCTGCCACTGAAGGAAAGGCGAATGATGCAGTTGTTCGAGCGGTTGCGGAAGAATTAGGACTGGCTCCTTCTAAGGTAAAAATTCTCAGAGGAGAAAAGAGTAAGTTAAAACTTCTAGAAGTTTATGATTAGAAATTTTCTGAAATTTTTTTATGCCAAAATCGGGAGTGTTATTTTATTTTTTCCAGTCCTTCTGGTTTGTTTCTCTTTTGAAATCCAGGCTTCGGATTATTTTGATACTCTTACTTCAGAAAAAAAACCTATATTAGGAAGTGATAAAGAAGATAAATATACTTTCAGACTTCCGCCATTCGCGAGTATTGA from the Leptospira andrefontaineae genome contains:
- a CDS encoding DUF167 domain-containing protein, which encodes MKIQVRVKPNSKKPSVTKGEDGVWIVAVKEPATEGKANDAVVRAVAEELGLAPSKVKILRGEKSKLKLLEVYD